In Sphingobacterium sp. R2, the genomic stretch AACGTATATCAATTATAGTGCAAGTAATGGTTTTCCGGCAAAAATGGTATTCGGTATTTTAGAAGATGCTTTTACGAAAAATGTGTGGTTAAGTACCAGTGATGGTCTTTTTTTCTTCGATTTGAAATCCAGGAAATTTGAAAAAGCGAGATTCTACCAGGAAGATAATATCGGTTCATTTTACATACATGCTGCTTACAAAACTTCTAAAGGCGAAATGCTGTTTGGCGGCACCAATGGCTTTTTACTTTTTGATCCTACGTACCTCAATAAAAATCCGCAAAAACCAAAAGTTTTCTTTACAGGATTTCTGGTGAACAATACCTTGGTGAAACCTGATGACGGATCGTCGATTTTGTCCAAAGACATTGGAAGCCTGTCCAACCAAAAGGGAGATAAGATAAGGCTTTCTAGTAATCAGTCTAATGTCGAAATTAAGTTTTCGGCGAATAGCTATCTATTTGCCGAAAAGAATCAGTTTGCTTATCGGATGTTAGGGCTTGGCGAAGATTGGCAAATTAGTCATCCCAACCAGAAATCTGTACAGTTTCTCAACCTCCCGGGCGGAGATTATACCTTCGAAATCAAGTCTTCCAACAATGATGGGCTATGGGGGGATCAAATATCACGATTATACATCCACGTCGATCCCCCATTTTTCTTGTCCTGGTGGGCCTATTGTTTCTATGCAGCTTTTGCATTTGCATTGCTGTTTTTTATTATGCGATATTATAGTGATAAAAGAGTTTTTAAGGAGCGGTTGGCACTTGAGCGTTTAAGAGAACACAATATGCAAGAGCTGAATCAGGCACGTATCGACTTTTTTACCAATATTTCGCACGATCTAAAAACACCACTAACCTTGGTATTACAGCCGCTTAAGCAACTCAAAGAGACTATTGTGGCCAATGATACTGCTTTGGTTTACATGGATTTAATAGAGCGGAATGTCACCAGAATACAACGCATGATTAGCCAATTGCTGCGTTTTCGGGAAATTGAGAGCCAAAAAATTACGCTCAATCCGCAGGTTGGTGATTTTATCAATTTTGTAAGGGATATATTTAGCCTATTTGAGCTCTACGCCAATAAAAAAGGTGTTGAAACCCATATTTCCGCGTACAAGGACAATTTATATGTTGCCTTTGATTATGATGTTATCGAAAAAATATTGACTAATTTGTTCTCAAATGCCCTAAAATATACACCCGATAATGGTTATGTGGGCGTACGTATCTATAACGCCACGCCCGAAGAAAAAGAACGGTTTTCTTCCTTAGATCCGACAGAAATCGAATACATCTCCATTGAAGTTATAAATACCGGCGATTGTTTTTCGGAAGAACAGATAGCGACGCTTTACACTTCTTTCAATCGCCTATCTTCTCATCGGCCAACTTTTGAAGAAAGTTCAGGACTTGGACTTGCCATAGTGAAAGAACTGGTAGAGGTGCTTGAGGGTAAAATATGGATGGTCAATAAGACCGATAAAATTTCATTTACCATTTCCCTACCTTTAAGAAAACAGGCCAGGGCAGGCGACATGCAACCTAACGTATACGATTACACCGTTTCTGAAATTGACGATATTATCACACAGGATATTGCAACGCCCGAAACCGGGGCTATCTCCATAAAAAAAACAGATAATATCCTGCTTATTGAAGATGACCAACAACTCCGGGGTTATTTGGAACAACGTCTGGCTGAAAAATATAATGTATATGCGGCAAGTGACGGAGAAGAGGGGTTAATAAAAGCTGAAAAAATCTATCCGCAGCTCATTATTACCGATCTAATCATGCCTAATCGGAGCGGTCTGGATGTTTGTCGTAGCCTGAGGCAAAACTTCAAGACTAGCCATATTCCCATTATTATGATTTCGGGTACCGGAGATGACAATCAGCATAAAATAAAAGCATTGGAATTTGGTGCAAATGTATTTATTGATAAACCTTTTCATATTGACTATCTGTTGCAACAAACAGAAACCATTTTAAGAAACCAGCAGGAATTAAAAGAAAAATACAGCAAACATTTTCAAGTGGATCCGTCCAATGTTACCGTCACCTCGATGGACGAGGAGCTATTAGTTAAGGCCATTCAGGTCATTGAAGAAAACATTGCTAACGCCAGTTATTCCGTAGAGGACTTTGTGGCTGACATGAACGTGGGCAGAACCATTCTATATCAAAAGATAAACGATATTGTGGGCATGTCGATCAAAGAGTTTATTCTGAATATGCGCTTGAAAAGAAGCGCTTATCTGTTGGAGAAATCAGATTTGACCATTGCGGAAGTTGCTTATCAGACCGGGTTTAACAATGCCAAATACTTTAGTGTCTGTTTTAAAAAGCAGTTTGAACTAAGTCCTTCAGATTTTAAGAAGAAATTTTCCAGCGGGAATAAATAAAAAACAACCAATTCTAACGATGATGAAAATAATAATTTTTAGAAGAGTTCTTCTCTTGAGCTATTTTATTTGCTTATGTAATGTGTTGCAGTTGACAGCAGCTCTCAACCAAGCGGTAGATGAAATGTATATCAGCCCTAATAATTATAAAACTGGAACGCAGTCTGAGCGAATACAGAGGGCTATAAATGCGGCAAAAAATAGTACCGGAAAAGTAGTCATACCGAAGTATGACGCCATAGCTAAAAAAAGTATTTGGCTCATTGATCAGGCCATTTTACTTCCTGGTGATTTTGAACTTGAATTGAATAACTGTACCATTAAGCTTTCTGATAAATGTCGGGATAATTTTATTCGTTCTGCGAATGCAGGACTGGGAATCAATACTATATCTCCATTAAAAAACATCAAGATCATTGGAAAAGGTAATGTCCTTCTAGAAGGAGCTGATCATCCAAGAGCTACCGGAGATCATAATAAAACACTATCGCTAAATCCCAGCAGATTTGACCAATCTTATGGCACTGATGCTGGCAAACCCGGCATGAATCAAAAGGGTGGTTGGCGTAATCACGCCATTATATTGGCTTATACCGATGTTTTTGAGGTTAGTGGCATTACATTGAAAGATTATCATGGGCATGGATTGGTACTAGAGCGCTGTACAAATGGTAAGATAAGCGATATTACTTTTAACGTAAGGCAAGCCGTGAATGTGGATGGAACTGACCAACAGATCTTAAACCAAGATGGGATGGGCATACGTTTTGGCTGTAAAAATATTCTTATTGCAAATTGTAGAGGAAGAAGTGGAGACGATTTTATTAACATCGGTTTGACAGATACTGGAGTGGGCGCTGGAGAAGAAAATGTCAATGTGGTCAGTGGTTCGATATACAGGGGTGAAATCGACAATATTTCGACTATTTATCTCCAGAATTGGCAGGACTTTTATTCAATTTCACACCGTTCTATTCGGATTATGCCTGTAGGTAAACTCCGGATAAGCGATGTTTTTATTGACAATATGGTCATCAGTCCCTTGGCAAAGCAAGGCCTAGTCGTTGAGTATGCCGAGCATGTGAAAGGTTTGTTTGTGCGGAATGTCATCAGTCATCAACCTATAAAAGCCAGCGGTATTTCCCAGGCCAGTTTCAGAGACATCCTGTATAAAGGGCAGGGTGAAGCTATTGATGTGCAACGAAGTGATACGGTAGTTCTAGATCATGTAATGGCAATAAAAAATTAGTAATGCAATTGCTCGCAATCTTATTTGTTTAAGGCAAAAACACCTGTTTTTGCCTTTTGTACAAAATCAAACCATTTTCGTACAAAAACGAACCCTATGAATTGGTGATCAGTATAGTTTTGTCTTAACCAATTTTAAAAAGGAAAATATGTGTATGAAAATTATTCCCGACCACGTGATCAGGCTCGCGCAGGGTAATCCCAACTTTACAAAAACCAATGACATTACTTTTTGGAATATTGTATTTCGTCAATAGGTCGGAAATCGAAGCGTTGCGGAAGTTAAATTAGTCCAAGCCTATTGAAGCATAATTATTTCAAATATATGTTCTCTACGAGAAAGGGACAGTAAAGAACACAAGTAATTTTAAACTAACCATTATAAATCAATGATACAAAAGATACATATCTGGCTCAGGAGCTGGATAATGAGTGCTACCCTATTGGCGGTGGCATCCAATTACGCTTATTCGCAAGCAGCAGATCAAATGCAAGTCAAGGGTCAGGTGACTAACGATGCGGGAGAAGCACTTAAAGGTGTTTCGGTCATGATTAAGGGAGCGAGAAATGGTGTACAGACCGATTCAAATGGAAATTTTACTATCCAGGCGGCTCCCACGGCTACGCTACTATTTACCTATATTGGTTTCAATAGCCAGGAAATAAAAGTCAATCCATCAGGAGTCATTCATGTGAAAATGTCTGGAACTAATGTGCTGGATCAGGTCGTTGTGGTCGGTTATGGTACAGCCAAGAAAAAAGATCTAACAGGAGGCTTAGCTGTCGTCGGAAAAGAGCAGCTAGGTATGGTATCAACCTCCAATCTGATGGATCGCTTGGTGGGACAGGTGGCCGGTTTCTCCATTACAACCGGTGAAGCTGCGCCAGGCGCATCACAAAGCTTGTTGATAAGGGGCGAAAATTCAATATCGGCCAATAATAGTCCACTCATTATCTTGGATGGTATTCCCTACAGCGGATCCTTGGCAGATATTGATCCCAATAACGTTGAAAACCTTTCTATCCTAAAAGATGCTTCCGCATCGGCTATTTACGGTTCTCGAGCAGCAAATGGTGTTATTTTGATACAGACCAAAAGGGGAGCGCTAGGTAGAGCGCAAGTAAACTATAAAGGTTTGATCGGCATGGCCGAGCCTATGCAGCGTATCAATGTCATGGGACCAAATGAATATATCCGCTTCCAACAAGACATTGCCC encodes the following:
- a CDS encoding hybrid sensor histidine kinase/response regulator transcription factor — its product is MNKYSLIICFFIFWGQCVLGIDLSRYRFHLMPETSYYGGIQSIAKDSLGRMWYTGPDALFMYDGNSFYQLNDIVSAMKPKQKWGYGSLICDRKGNLFLASGQGLLKFNYERFSFHIVVPGVIRSVCVHHDGQVYMLSENSLLRYNPQNERIESFLLPKNKSFQNILSVKDQVFLTQDAILHTVEMSKKRLVQFADFSNTANQVNDVVEYRGLYYFLTPRGGIHVTDLTGNLKQKIPVAVAGNSFVLTKKMYLDQTGVIWVATQGGLFLYDPANEGSSTLRMNLNDIYSLPNNSIWTIYPDPDQGVWIGTYGGKIAYCSLYDSRVRYFKPSPGGLNHPIVSSFQEDHLGNIWIGTEGGSLNYWDRKKDQFIHPEKSQDRGPSPNMIKRLKFDEASKSLLISAYNGGIGSYDVNNQRFSSFDFRSPESQQLLTVYDFANDQEGNWWMTDPDKSFLYRKNRQGPIEMVRIKDSKGNKLNLEIEALYVNNQNQLCLISHQGFFVVNTHTLTVLKHYMVKDASYSANNLCSYAVASNGDVWLGTLGKGVNVLKRDGTYINYSASNGFPAKMVFGILEDAFTKNVWLSTSDGLFFFDLKSRKFEKARFYQEDNIGSFYIHAAYKTSKGEMLFGGTNGFLLFDPTYLNKNPQKPKVFFTGFLVNNTLVKPDDGSSILSKDIGSLSNQKGDKIRLSSNQSNVEIKFSANSYLFAEKNQFAYRMLGLGEDWQISHPNQKSVQFLNLPGGDYTFEIKSSNNDGLWGDQISRLYIHVDPPFFLSWWAYCFYAAFAFALLFFIMRYYSDKRVFKERLALERLREHNMQELNQARIDFFTNISHDLKTPLTLVLQPLKQLKETIVANDTALVYMDLIERNVTRIQRMISQLLRFREIESQKITLNPQVGDFINFVRDIFSLFELYANKKGVETHISAYKDNLYVAFDYDVIEKILTNLFSNALKYTPDNGYVGVRIYNATPEEKERFSSLDPTEIEYISIEVINTGDCFSEEQIATLYTSFNRLSSHRPTFEESSGLGLAIVKELVEVLEGKIWMVNKTDKISFTISLPLRKQARAGDMQPNVYDYTVSEIDDIITQDIATPETGAISIKKTDNILLIEDDQQLRGYLEQRLAEKYNVYAASDGEEGLIKAEKIYPQLIITDLIMPNRSGLDVCRSLRQNFKTSHIPIIMISGTGDDNQHKIKALEFGANVFIDKPFHIDYLLQQTETILRNQQELKEKYSKHFQVDPSNVTVTSMDEELLVKAIQVIEENIANASYSVEDFVADMNVGRTILYQKINDIVGMSIKEFILNMRLKRSAYLLEKSDLTIAEVAYQTGFNNAKYFSVCFKKQFELSPSDFKKKFSSGNK
- a CDS encoding glycosyl hydrolase family 28 protein; the encoded protein is MMKIIIFRRVLLLSYFICLCNVLQLTAALNQAVDEMYISPNNYKTGTQSERIQRAINAAKNSTGKVVIPKYDAIAKKSIWLIDQAILLPGDFELELNNCTIKLSDKCRDNFIRSANAGLGINTISPLKNIKIIGKGNVLLEGADHPRATGDHNKTLSLNPSRFDQSYGTDAGKPGMNQKGGWRNHAIILAYTDVFEVSGITLKDYHGHGLVLERCTNGKISDITFNVRQAVNVDGTDQQILNQDGMGIRFGCKNILIANCRGRSGDDFINIGLTDTGVGAGEENVNVVSGSIYRGEIDNISTIYLQNWQDFYSISHRSIRIMPVGKLRISDVFIDNMVISPLAKQGLVVEYAEHVKGLFVRNVISHQPIKASGISQASFRDILYKGQGEAIDVQRSDTVVLDHVMAIKN